DNA from Danio aesculapii chromosome 10, fDanAes4.1, whole genome shotgun sequence:
agtgcttggcctttttgatgcccctcttcagattagccctggaagtgctgtaggcctgtgcatcccctgatctgaaggcagtgttgcgtgccttcagcagaaggcgcacctccttgttcatccatggcttttgatttgggtatgtggtgatctgtttctgggttgtaacactgtctatggtggtgttgatatattccagaacagaggaagtgtaactgtcaatgtctgtgtgagagccacatgtggcctgggaagtaaacatactccagtctgtgtgttcaaacctgtcctggaatTATCCTCCAGGATGGTCGCACTCTCGCTTAATGACAGCGGTGATCAGATGTCTATCGCGGCATAAGAGATTGAGTCATCATGTTTGGAGGAAACCATTGAGTCCAGCCTGTATCATGATAGATATGCTTTCCTAGGCAGCTTCGGTGGTTGGGTTGAAGGTGAGCCTTTCTTCCCAGTGTAGGGTCGGGGATTATTCCTGCAAGAAATACACAGTGCAATGAAAGTgcagtttttctctctctctgcctgtGAAGTCTTGAATGTTGCCAGTCTGACCTTCTAGCTCGCCAGTGCACGGACTATCTTCTTGCACCTCCAGCCTCCCCTATGGGATCCTAGGAGCAATGTGAGGGCCAGTCTCTCACTTTCAGCACTCTCTCGGCATGCACTGATGTTGCGTCAGTGATTGTAGTCATGGTGCCCAGTTCGTCGAGATGGCTCTTCGAGTGATCGGACTTGCaattcaataaactaaacagCCTCCCAAGTTCAGAGCAGTGCATTTCACTATGGTTAAACAACACAGCCACCCATGTCTTGGGCAAAAATTACTGACTCTGCACGGGGTGAGCTTGCTCTTTTCCCGAGTGACCCAAAGCCCCTAGTCAAGATGCCAGAGCACCATATCCCTGTTCATAATCAACTGATTCCGAGACTGTGCCAAAATGAGTCaaccatttgtggatgtaactacatattttGGTACTTGATAAAGGTTTGTCAAAGTAATCCTGAGCCCATGTTGAGATATAATTCATAGATAAAtaatgattcttgatgcagtgccgcctgagggagatcccggtagttcagcttaggcttgcgcccatGTCCTTTTCGTACTGAatttcctccagattccttgaatattttaatcatgttatgcACTATTGgcggtgaaatatccaaatgtcttcataTCTTtcgaggaacattgtttttacacatttcaataattttttcatgtatttgttggcaaactggcgatcctctgtcTATTTTTGCTCCataaggactagacctttcttggatgatGCTTTTGTTCCAAATGATAATTATAATCACCTGCTTACATCACCGGTTTCAATTCACATCATTTAactaatttacctgattactagccctaaattgctcatGTCCCTAATTTTGTtgtaatgtgttgcaggtctgaatgacaggaaattaTGTATATTTAGAAATGAATTTAAGTTGACCTGACAAGAAATGAAGTATTTTTGTGTTCacattgtctgcaataaaatacaagttcCAGTTTATTTGGAAATCACtaccttctttttttatttgcgttttccataccgtcccaactttttctgatttggggttgtaggtTGAAAGGACAGGAGGATGCAAGTAGAGTGTGGCTGTTTGTAAAACatacagtgccatctgctgttaaaaactaagctcagaatccattcaagagagaatagtgatgcattttttaaatctCAGAATTAATGTAGTATTGAATTTTTCCTTTGATGTTTCATCACAGCTTTTGTGTCACTAAAATGAAGTGCTTACATCAAATGATTACATATAACTGATCAAAATATGCAAAATTATTATAACTAGTTATTATATTTTCTCATATTACCGTATGAGCTAATTTGCAACAAATTGATGATTACCAGCCATGACtcctaaaagaaaaacaaagctcTTATTAGACATCAATAAACAGTTATGGGTGTAATGTAATCTACCCATACAGCTATAAATGCCCCACATAAAAGGATGGTCATGGCTGACATAAACAGCCTCTGTATCAACTAAAAGTAGCACAGAATGTTGTAAAGCACAATGTTAAAGTTGACTACCAGTTAACTTTACCAGTTAACCACCAGAACCATCTCACATACTAAAAGACTATGACCTCAATTGATGGATAAGTTTAAATCATTACACCTATGCAACAACTGTACAGACTGAGGTCTAAGGTGGAaaggaaattaatattaaatgaaaataacgTCACATTACTAATTTATGCAAATAGATTTGTAGGTGTGATATTTCTCAAATTAATTATGTGTTTAACTAGTGtcttattacctgtctattattaagatattggtgatttattagtatttaaaaagtacataattcatgatcttatcttgcatccctaatcctaaccAATAccaaaacccaactactacctaaTAACTATTAATCAACAGCAAATTAGGATTTGGAGTTTGAGCTAAATCTCATAGTCAaccagaattgtaccttaaagtaAAGGgtgtattaattaaaatgttatgattTTTTTCCACACACATTACAGTTGTGGAGATGATGTCCTACTgaactgtttaataaatatgtaaaacacacacacttcattctgCATTAATGCAAAATCTCCTCATTACGTCATTACAAACAGGCCAAAGGCATTGCAGATTTCAGTCCATTTTGGCCCTCCAAGACTATGACAACAAGTCCAATAATCAGAACTAAATTAAAGATCAACTAAGATCAACATTGAATGATCGTCAGAATTATTATGGGAACAGTAAGTAGGCAAACTCTTTGTTagcaaacaatgaaaaatattattattaaaactgttaagCGTAAAGTATTATATTACAGCATCAACATAAGTTATGGACAGATATATAGAGTCCACTGATTTTTTTAGTGTTTTCATGTCTAGTTTACATACTGAGACAAAATACCTTTATATTAGTTTGTGTTcatcagtaataaataaataaaaatcaacctGTAAAAATGTCTAAGAGTGAGGATGCTGGCTCCAGTATTTTAAGGGTTAAGATGTGTTTAACTGATATTTTAAACCAGCGGTAAAATAAAGCATAGATAAGAGGATTCAAAGCACAGCTACCATAAAAAGCCCACAACAGATATGTCATGGTGTCAAGAGAGATTACTGTAGGCCCTATTATAGACAATATATAGTATGGAATATAGCAAAGCAGATAAACTGTCACAATGATTCCtaatgtcaaagcagctttgtGCTCAGATTTCCTCTTCACTGAACCCTCCGTTACACATTTACCACTCTTCATCAGAGAGTTTATAACCTTCACTTGCTTAAAAGCAACATAAAAGATCCTCATATATGCAGTAATGATTACAGTACAAGGTAACACAAAGTAATAAATCTCAttaatgacaatgtaaataaaactagGATTAAAGCTACACTCTCCATAACACAGATCTGTTCTCTGTGAACTGTCAGAATGTTTATTTTGAACAATAACAACAGTGCTGTAAGCTGAAGAAAAAATCCAGCAGAGACAGATAGAGATTAAAGTTTTAGTGATAGTAATTTTCTGTGGGTATAGTAGAGGGTGACACACAGCCACATACCGATCAACagcaattaaaactaaattactaaGAGATGTAGAGCCAAGCAGTGCCATAATTGTCAAAAACAGTCCACAGAAAGTGTCTCCAAAGTACCAACACGTCTCAATCAGTTTGATGGCCTCTACAGGCATCACAATGAGTCCAACAAGCAGATCAGCAACAGCCAGAGAGAGAATAATCATGTTGGTTGGAGTGTGAAGCTTCttgaagtgagagatggagatgatcaccAGCAGGTTTAAAAACACAGTCCATGCTGACAGCAatgaaaaaaacatatacatGGTATTGTATTCATGTTTGGAGCGTTTTCCTTTAATACATGATGAGTTGATGTTAGGAAAGCAGTATTGAGTCTCCTGATCCTCTGTCTCATAGGCCATGAGTGAGTCTCCTCCAGTTAAGAGTGTGTTTTGGTCTCTTTTCTGTCCTTTTTATACAGTGTCTGGAtcagaccaaccaaccaatctcCCGCCTACTCTGATGCTGttgcataataatgataattattttcattatttaaagctttaatttTATATTGTTGTGTACATAAGCCAAAATACATAGAACtgataacttaaaaaaaacaactaaaactttAAAGGGTcccgaaacaccaaaacacattttttaagctGTTGACAGTTGTATATGTGTCCAAAGCTGCTAAAAACaccattaggacacatatatttcacaaaagaataaaaataggttgtttttgcgttgcttcgagcaaattcgttcttccggtttgaaactaaTTTCTGAAGCTGCGTCACGCCGATTCGATCCttgcgtgtattccagcgtggagagtggACGTTGGTACCTGCGAGTGCATCGTGATGTCTTTGAAGTGCACCATTAATTCATGACAAatacttggttcaaaccaatcagtgcactctattgtgtatgcggtgcatgttcattaatatgcatgatagcttcgaggactgtttttaactgttaaagtgttcagacggcagagagatgccacgttgtgttgccaaaacaagtggaagaagaagaattgtttggagacacagatcgtcagtgttgcgtttttaaatgtgctgccaagaaggttttgttttcatttccctgctatgagagcgcagctgaaCTTACGTGTGGAGTACAGTGCATGTGACAAAAATACGCtagtaatgaacattttttacccgagagcttttcgcatctggaaatggtgaaatcccgaTTTACTGCTCgtttccttttaaaaaagacgcggttccagttggtgttgattgtcccaAAGGAATCACTTAGTACATTTGTCCAATCCTTATTCAGTGTATTAAAAGATAATATGGTTTCAATTTTAACTTAAAGCATAAGTCTAACAAGGGAGTGTTCAGTGTTGCTGTTAACCTTTCTTCAATAACCATCAGTAAAACTGTAGTATTGTTGTGTATATTACCTTTaaacttcatcagcacagctgcgtgtcagaacaattataaaggaagacgctttaatcccggtttgtggacgttaaatcaggtttattgtgtgcattaatataacagatatccatacagcagtggagattaatctgtatcatgtcacatttgcgtgcaaaaagattCCAAAGCTAAACgtgcgctctgtctgtctgtgtgtgtgtctctactgtggtgtgtgtgtgcgcgtgtatctgtgtgtgtgtgtgcgtgtgcgcgcgcgtgaactttgtgtgactctgcgatgcaactgcacaataaatactcattggtaaagttctgactgtagtatttctcacaaacgctacgtgagatctgcttcctttaagtctgtctgttgtctgacgcagccgagggaggatattaaggcacgcagaaaggcacgtagaaacggtgggcggggagaactaatATTGATTCCTCACAGCctttaatttcaattaatttcAATGTTCAATCTAATTTCAATGTTTTGAATAATGAGCGGACTCTTCAGTTTGAGAGATTCATATAACATACTTTTAGATTTAAGGTCTGCATGTTGTCATTACTTTCTGttatgctgtgtttacaccagacgcGGACTGTGTGAATAAATTGCACTATTCgcacgtgaacattttgagtttactcgatttattcgcacgtcaaattcacaACAGACATGGATtcgtgtcatgggcagggcttctgtctgcccagtaaCTCCAGTTTTATTGCTAATTTGGCTGacatagattttattgagagaatagctgtgtttgtgTCTTATGAAGTCCTCTAGATCCATTAAGTGGTgtacccagctctgtgagttcatcaactcttcAAGAAACtacacctggatgatggaagctttaaGTGGTGCTTCCGATTGAGCCGAGCTCAgattgatgaactgttgtctggtgtcggcaggaggatttttttctctgggacaccaacaacaggcgctatgtcAGAATCACGCTCCTACAAGACAtagcttctgattggttaatgcggcaaAACGTTCAACTCGCGCCGTGTCATttgtgccgcaggatgtctattcgtgtccTTGCAATGACTTAACTTGTAAACAACTCGCACTTGGCTCTTcgtgcgcatctggtgtgaacacaccatTGCACACTGCATGAAATGTAATTTCAATAAATTTCAATAAAAAGGGTGCATTAATCAACATTTGTCTCTGCtggttttgctgtttattttacaACATTGAAAATGTAATTTGTAGTGAACGGTGCCCATGGAACGAATGGTGCCATTATTAACGTGAGACAACGAAAATACCAACGCAAACCTCTCCTGTATTCTGACATTCCAATACTTCAGAGTTCAACTTTATCTGAAACAGTCAAGGGCAAGAGAAGAGCACGACGTGACCAGAAGAGGGCGCGCAGGACACAGGAACGGAGAGGAAGGGAGATGCTACCTCTCTTGGACCCTCATCTGTTCCTACCCTCTCCTGAGCTCCTATCCTCTGAGTGCACACAACTCGCGCAGCTGACCCTGAAGACCTGAGACTCTGCTCGCTAAGTCCGGAGGTCTCATAGTCATCGTAAATTAAGGGTGCCTCTCATTGCTAATACCTTGTGGAATGCTTAATGCCTTAAAAGTATCTAGACAATGTGTATGAGAGTGTTTGTATGTTGATTTATGTTCTAAAATGTGCCTATGGAACAACTATAAATTTGTTCACATAAGACATGACCTATAAGTTTTGCTGAATAGTAGAATTCTTAACTGAGTGGTCAGACCACATCATATTGGTTAGTCCTTTAGCGATTTATAATTAGTGTTTTGATATATTAGGTAACACCCAGATGGTGTACGGGTAATTATATGCAGTACGTCAAGTCCTCACTGATATATGAGGTGTAGTTATGTGCATGACCTGATTTTGGAAGTATAAAAGCTGAACCAAACTGACCAGCTTTGCGCTTCCCGATTTCTGTATATTGAGTTGGTTGCCCTTTATCCTCAACAGAGGATAAAGTAAggattttgtttctgtcatttgtCCTTTGTTTATTCTACcttttcactggattttattttattaataaaagtgtattttattacttttcttcaactggagtggacattgacttCCTTTTCCAGCACCCATCAAgagttaccctgtgtggtaaagtatgaatctaatttattctctagcaaaatacattataaagacgatcctttaactaaaccctagctaagaaatatagcgaagggaggattctggtttatctttatttaattagggtGATTAAATAAAGGCGATCCAGCACAAATTAGTaacagatattttgaaatatcacACAAAACATTAGACATTTCTCAATTTCTATTTTTGTCTGTACTAATGTTCAAATCTCCTGATGTGTTCTTCCCCTAACCTATAGTGAAAGTAATTGTAGTTATTAATTGTAGCTTGCTGTTGCTAATATACCAACAGTTACCATGAAGTTCAAACAACCTGAAtgtgacaaaacaaataaattatgaaCATTTGGAATCAGTTGTagccatttaaaatatattaagaaaaaaaaaagcacaagaaagTTCTACAAACCCCTTTACACAAGTTTCAACCACTGTTGTGCTCAtgcataaagaaaaaaatatttcattatgcAGCATCATAGTGGGCGGAAGATGGGTTGGTCAGTCTGATCCAGACACAGTATAAATAAAAGTACAGAAAGGAGAGCAGAACAAACTCCTAACAGGAGGAGACTCACTCATGGCCTATGAGACAGCGGATCAGGAG
Protein-coding regions in this window:
- the LOC130235765 gene encoding trace amine-associated receptor 13c-like, which translates into the protein MAYETEDQETQYCFPNINSSCIKGKRSKHEYNTMYMFFSLLSAWTVFLNLLVIISISHFKKLHTPTNMIILSLAVADLLVGLIVMPVEAIKLIETCWYFGDTFCGLFLTIMALLGSTSLSNLVLIAVDRYVAVCHPLLYPQKITITKTLISICLCWIFSSAYSTVVIVQNKHSDSSQRTDLCYGECSFNPSFIYIVINEIYYFVLPCTVIITAYMRIFYVAFKQVKVINSLMKSGKCVTEGSVKRKSEHKAALTLGIIVTVYLLCYIPYYILSIIGPTVISLDTMTYLLWAFYGSCALNPLIYALFYRWFKISVKHILTLKILEPASSLLDIFTG